In Sander vitreus isolate 19-12246 chromosome 7, sanVit1, whole genome shotgun sequence, a genomic segment contains:
- the LOC144520584 gene encoding ral GTPase-activating protein subunit beta-like isoform X8 produces MYSEWRSLQLVVQSDQGHLSVLHTYPTSVGTEVANAVVKPLGTAVSPVATENILKTDKEVKWTMEVLCYGLTLPLEGDTVKLCVDVYTDWMMALVSPRDSMPQPVVKEPNMYVQTILKHLYNVFVPRPDHHSLNHIRLCQQVLTAVQKLARESVSMVRETWEVLLLFLLRINDTLLAAPTVGVGVAEKLAEKLMAVLFEVWLLACARCFPTPPYWKTAREMLANWRHHPPVVEQWSRVACALTSRLLRFTHGPSFPPFKVPDEDASLIPLEMDNDCVAQTWYRFLHMLSNPVDLSNPAIVSTTPKFQEQFLNSSTIPHEVVLHPCLKQLPQIFFRAMRGISCLVDAFLGISRPRADSAPPTPVNRMSMSPPPSITNTTPPHSRKQRHTVVTKTTSKSSTSSGSQPTKASQQQQQQQQNSSSPTLLSSPNQSSWETRPLPAPARPKVNSILNLFGQWLFDAALVHCKLHSGLSRDPSMTAIATQVGLELRRKGSQMSTDSMVSNPMFDANEFPESYEAGRAEACGTLCRIYCSKKTGEDILPVYLSRFYMVLIQGLQISDFICRPVLASIILNSSSLFCTDLKGINVVVPYFIAALETIVPDRELSKFKMYVNPTDLRRASINILLAMLSLPHHFGNIKSEVLLEGKFNEEDGWPHDQPVSFLSLRLRLVNVLIGALQTETDTTNTQLILGAMLNIVQDSALLESIGAQTETGSVDGSHMTVRSQSHSRTNSGISFTSGGSTEATSPDSERPAQALLRDYALPDTAAGLLVRSIHLVTQRLNSQWRQDMSISLAALELLAGLAKVKVKVGVDSSDRKRAVSSICGYIVYQCSRPAPLQSRDLHSMIVAAFQFLCVWLTEHPDMLDEKDCLVEVLEIVELGISGSKSRQEQEVRHKGEKEHNPASMRVKDAAEATLSCIMQVLGAFPSPSGPASTCSLLNEDTLIRFARLSATGASNFRYFVLDNSVILAMLEQPLGNEQNPSPSVTVLIRGTAGRHAWTMQLFHQPRGAWANQRVFVPEGRPTPNNGVGIKYNVKQRPFPEEVDKIPLVKADVSIPDLDDIVSKELELQHDKLRILMTKQIEYENALEQHSEEIWKSKLYPDPQTDCKPPPPAQEFQTARLFLSHFGFLSLEALKEPNNSRLPPHLIGLESSLPGFFDDMSYLDLLPCRPFDTVFIFYVRAGQKSSPEILRNVESSSSVQPHFLEFLLSLGWPVEVGRHPGWTGHLDTSWSLNSCSDNNDIQQTEDAATPEDTGGSVFNGEKKVLYYADALTEIAFVVPSLTENSEESSVHSDSTVEADTNADVMPGLHKQPNLTLELFPNHSENLESAKKLSPLVKTKRSSTGKSFPPLGPETKVFVVWVERFDDIENFPLSDLLAETSTGLEASMSNSTSCRSGLLEKDVPLIFIHPLKTGLFRIRLHGAVGKFGMVNPLVDGMVVSRRALGFLVRQTVINVCRRKRLESDLYNPPHVRRKQKITEIVQRYRNKQLEPEFYTSLFHEVGEGKLHL; encoded by the exons GTGAAGTGGACCATGGAGGTGCTGTGTTATGGCCTCACCCTCCCCCTTGAGGGGGACACTGTCAagctgtgtgtggatgtgtataCAGACTGGATGATGGCCCTGGTGTCGCCCAGGGACTCAATGCCTCAGCCTGTGGTCAAGGAGCCCAATATGTACGTCCAAACCATCCTCAAACATCTGTACAACGTCTTTGTACCAAG GCCTGACCACCACAGTCTGAACCACATCAGGCTTTGCCAGCAGGTTCTGACTGCAGTCCAGAAATTGGCACGAGAGTCTGTTTCCATGGTGAGGGAAACCTGGGAGGTGCTGTTGCTCTTTCTGCTTCGCATCAACGACACATTACTTGCCGCGCCCACAGTCGGAG TTGGGGTGGCAGAGAAACTTGCAGAGAAATTGATGGCAGTGCTGTTTGAGGTGTGGCTACTGGCATGTGCCCGCTGCTTTCCCACGCCACCATATTGGAAGACAGCAAGGGAGATGCTGGCTAACTGGAGACACCACCCTCCTGTTGTAGAGCAGTGGAGCAGAGTGGCCTGTGCCCTGACCTCCAG GCTCTTGCGCTTTACCCACGGACCATCTTTCCCACCTTTTAAAGTACCTGATGAAGATGCCAGCCTGATTCCTTTAGAGATGGACAATGACTGTGTGGCACAGACGTGGTACCGCTTTCTCCACATGCTTAG CAACCCAGTGGACCTGAGCAACCCTGCGATAGTGAGCACCACTCCAAAGTTTCAGGAACAGTTTCTTAACTCCAGCACTATCCCTCATGAAGTGGTGCTGCATCCATGTTTGAAACAGCTACCCCAAATCTTCTTCAGGGCCATGCGGGGCATCAGCTGCTTAGTGGATGCCTTCTTAG GTATATCACGTCCCAGAGCTGACAGTGCCCCGCCCACCCCAGTCAACAGAATGAGCATGTCTCCGCCCCCCTCCATCACCAACACCACCCCCCCTCACAGCCGCAAGCAACGGCATACAGTGGTCACCAAAACCACAAGCAAGAGTTCCACT AGCAGTGGTAGTCAGCCAACCAAAGCAtcccagcagcaacagcagcagcagcaaaattCATCCTCCCCGACCCTGCTTTCCAGCCCCAACCAGAGCAGTTGGGAGACTCGGCCCTTGCCGGCCCCAGCGCGGCCAAAGGTCAACAGCATCCTCAATCTGTTCGGCCAGTGGCTGTTCGACGCTGCACTGGTCCATTGTAAGCTCCACAGCGGCCTCAGCCGAGACCCCAGCATGACCG CGATAGCCACTCAAGTAGGTCTGGAGCTGAGGAGGAAGGGATCCCAAATGTCCACTGACTCCATGGTGTCCAACCCCATGTTTGACGCCAACGAGTTCCCAGAGAGTTACGAGGCAGGACGAGCTGAGGCCTGCGGGACTCTCTGCCGCATCTACTGTAGCAAGAAAACTGGAGAAGATATTCTGCCTGTTTACCTATCCAG GTTCTACATGGTCCTGATTCAGGGTCTCCAGATCTCAGATTTTATCTGCAGACCAGTTCTGGCTTCTATCATTCTcaactcttcctctctcttctgtaCTGACCTAAAGGGAATCAATGTGGTGGTGCCCTACTTCATAGCTGCCCTGGAGACTATTGTACCAGACAG GGAGCTGTCCAAATTCAAGATGTATGTTAATCCTACCGACCTGAGGAGAGCCTCTATAAACATCCTGCTTGCCATGTTGTCATTGCCGCATCATTTTGGCAACATCAAATCAGAG GTTCTGTTGGAAGGAAAGTTCAATGAGGAGGATGGGTGGCCTCATGACCAGCCTGTGTCTTTCCTGTCCCTGAGGCTACGTCTCGTCAATGTCCTCATAGGAGCACTTCAGACTGAGACTGACACCACCAACACACAGCTCATCCTGG GTGCAATGCTAAATATTGTTCAAGACTCGGCACTGTTGGAGTCCATAGGTGCACAGACTGAAACA GGGAGTGTAGATGGGAGCCACATGACTGTGAGAAGTCAGAGTCACAGCCGTACTAACAGTGGCATTAGTTTCACCAGCGGGGGAAGCACAGAGGCTACCAGCCCAGACTCTGAGCGTCCTGCCCAGGCCCTGCTTCGAGACTACG CTCTTCCAGATACGGCGGCAGGCCTGCTGGTGCGCAGCATTCACCTGGTCACTCAGAGACTCAACTCCCAGTGGAGGCAAGACATGAGCATTTCACTGGCTGCCTTGGAGCTGCTGGCTGGGCTTGCCAAGGTAAAG GTAAAGGTGGGAGTGGACTCTTCGGACCGTAAACGTGCTGTCAGCTCTATATGTGGGTACATCGTGTACCAGTGTAGCCGTCCTGCTCCTCTTCAGTCCCGAGACCTGCACTCCATGATTGTAGCTGCCTTccagtttctctgtgtgtggctCACAGAACACCCTGACATGCTGGATGAGAAG GATTGTTTGGTAGAGGTGTTGGAGATTGTGGAGCTGGGAATATCTGGGAGCAAGTCCCGACAGGAACAGGAAGTCCGACATAAAGGGGAGAAGGAGCACAACCCAGCTTCGATGAGGGTTAAGGACGCTGCTGAGGCAACTTTGTCCTG TATTATGCAGGTGTTGGGGGCCTTCCCTTCCCCCAGCGGGCCTGCCTCCACCTGCAGCCTGCTCAACGAAGACACCCTGATTCGGTTTGCCAGGCTCAGTGCCACAGGAGCCAGCAACTTCCGCTActttgtcctggacaactcggtCATCCTCGCCATGCTGGAGCAACCTCTCGGCAATGAGCAGA ACCCTAGTCCATCAGTGACAGTTTTGATCAGAGGGACGGCTGGCAGGCATGCCTGGACCATGCAGCTTTTTCACCAGCCCAGAGGAGCTTGGGCCAATCAGAGG GTGTTTGTTCCCGAGGGCCGTCCAACACCCAACAATGGTGTGGGTATCAAGTACAATGTCAAGCAGAGGCCCTTCCCTGAAGAGGTGGATAAGATACCGCTTGTCAAAGCTGATGTCAGTATTCCTGACTTGGATGACATTGTCAGTAAAGAG CTGGAACTTCAGCATGACAAGCTTCGTATTCTGATGACCAAGCAGATAGAGTATGAGAACGCCTTGGAGCAGCACAGTGAGGAAATCTGGAAGTCCAAGCTTTACCCTGACCCACAGACCGACTGCAAACCCCCTCCACCCGCGCAGGAGTTCCAGACAGCACGCCTCTTCCTCTCCCACTTTGGTTTTCTGTCTCTGGAGGCACTCAAG GAGCCCAACAACAGCCGTCTACCTCCTCATCTGATTGGCCTGGAGTCATCCTTGCCAGGGTTTTTTGATGACATGAGCTACCTGGACCTGCTTCCCTGCCGACCATTTGACACAGTCTTTATTTTTTACGTGAGGGCTGGACAGAAAAGCAGCCCTGAG ATCTTGAGGAATGTGGAGTCATCATCCAGTGTCCAGCCCCACTTCTTGGAGTTCCTGCTGTCCTTGGGCTGGCCTGTGGAAGTGGGACGCCACCCAGGGTGGACGGGACACCTGGATACCAGCTGGTCCCTCAACTCCTGCTCCGACAACAATGATATACAACAAACAG aggacGCAGCTACTCCTGAGGACACAGGAGGTTCGGTGTTCAACGGGGAGAAGAAAGTTTTATACTACGCCGATGCTCTAACAGAGATTGCCTTTGTTGTTCCATCTTTAACAGAAAATTCTG AGGAGTCATCAGTGCACAGTGACTCCACAGTGGAGGCCGACACTAACGCAGACGTCATGCCTGGTTTACACAAACAACCCAATCTCACACTGGAGCTGTTCCCCAACCATTCTGAAAACCTGGAGTCTGCCAAAAAG CTGAGTCCTTTGGTAAAGACGAAGAGATCATCGACTGGAAAGTCTTTCCCACCGCTGGGTCCTGAGACAAAGGTGTTTGTGGTCTGGGTGGAGCGCTTTGATGATATCG agAACTTCCCATTGTCTGATCTCTTGGCGGAAACCAGCACGGGCTTAGAAGCTAGCATGAGCAACAGCACTTCCTGCAG GTCAGGGTTACTAGAAAAGGACGTTCCTCTGATCTTCATACACCCTCTGAAGACGGGACTCTTCAGGATCCGGCTGCATGGAGCTGTGGGTAAATTTGGCATGGTGAATCCCCTGGTGGACGGCATGGTGGTCAGCCGCAGAGCACTAG GGTTTCTTGTGCGCCAAACGGTCATCAACGTGTGCCGACGGAAGCGTCTGGAAAGTGACTTGTACAACCCGCCTCACGTGAGGCGGAAGCAGAAAATAACTGAGATTGTTCAGCGCTACCGCAACAAGCAACTGGAGCCTGAGTTTTACACCTCACTCTTCCACGAGGTGGGGGAGGGAAAGCTTCACCTCTAA
- the LOC144520584 gene encoding ral GTPase-activating protein subunit beta-like isoform X6, with product MYSEWRSLQLVVQSDQGHLSVLHTYPTSVGTEVANAVVKPLGTAVSPVATENILKTDKEVKWTMEVLCYGLTLPLEGDTVKLCVDVYTDWMMALVSPRDSMPQPVVKEPNMYVQTILKHLYNVFVPRPDHHSLNHIRLCQQVLTAVQKLARESVSMVRETWEVLLLFLLRINDTLLAAPTVGVGVAEKLAEKLMAVLFEVWLLACARCFPTPPYWKTAREMLANWRHHPPVVEQWSRVACALTSRLLRFTHGPSFPPFKVPDEDASLIPLEMDNDCVAQTWYRFLHMLSNPVDLSNPAIVSTTPKFQEQFLNSSTIPHEVVLHPCLKQLPQIFFRAMRGISCLVDAFLGISRPRADSAPPTPVNRMSMSPPPSITNTTPPHSRKQRHTVVTKTTSKSSTSSGSQPTKASQQQQQQQQNSSSPTLLSSPNQSSWETRPLPAPARPKVNSILNLFGQWLFDAALVHCKLHSGLSRDPSMTAIATQVGLELRRKGSQMSTDSMVSNPMFDANEFPESYEAGRAEACGTLCRIYCSKKTGEDILPVYLSRFYMVLIQGLQISDFICRPVLASIILNSSSLFCTDLKGINVVVPYFIAALETIVPDRELSKFKMYVNPTDLRRASINILLAMLSLPHHFGNIKSEVLLEGKFNEEDGWPHDQPVSFLSLRLRLVNVLIGALQTETDTTNTQLILGAMLNIVQDSALLESIGAQTETGSVDGSHMTVRSQSHSRTNSGISFTSGGSTEATSPDSERPAQALLRDYALPDTAAGLLVRSIHLVTQRLNSQWRQDMSISLAALELLAGLAKVKVKVGVDSSDRKRAVSSICGYIVYQCSRPAPLQSRDLHSMIVAAFQFLCVWLTEHPDMLDEKDCLVEVLEIVELGISGSKSRQEQEVRHKGEKEHNPASMRVKDAAEATLSCIMQVLGAFPSPSGPASTCSLLNEDTLIRFARLSATGASNFRYFVLDNSVILAMLEQPLGNEQNPSPSVTVLIRGTAGRHAWTMQLFHQPRGAWANQRQVFVPEGRPTPNNGVGIKYNVKQRPFPEEVDKIPLVKADVSIPDLDDIVSKEVCCMGWQEDSRATNAAMSNYPYLELQHDKLRILMTKQIEYENALEQHSEEIWKSKLYPDPQTDCKPPPPAQEFQTARLFLSHFGFLSLEALKEPNNSRLPPHLIGLESSLPGFFDDMSYLDLLPCRPFDTVFIFYVRAGQKSSPEILRNVESSSSVQPHFLEFLLSLGWPVEVGRHPGWTGHLDTSWSLNSCSDNNDIQQTEDAATPEDTGGSVFNGEKKVLYYADALTEIAFVVPSLTENSEESSVHSDSTVEADTNADVMPGLHKQPNLTLELFPNHSENLESAKKLSPLVKTKRSSTGKSFPPLGPETKVFVVWVERFDDIENFPLSDLLAETSTGLEASMSNSTSCRSGLLEKDVPLIFIHPLKTGLFRIRLHGAVGKFGMVNPLVDGMVVSRRALGFLVRQTVINVCRRKRLESDLYNPPHVRRKQKITEIVQRYRNKQLEPEFYTSLFHEVGEGKLHL from the exons GTGAAGTGGACCATGGAGGTGCTGTGTTATGGCCTCACCCTCCCCCTTGAGGGGGACACTGTCAagctgtgtgtggatgtgtataCAGACTGGATGATGGCCCTGGTGTCGCCCAGGGACTCAATGCCTCAGCCTGTGGTCAAGGAGCCCAATATGTACGTCCAAACCATCCTCAAACATCTGTACAACGTCTTTGTACCAAG GCCTGACCACCACAGTCTGAACCACATCAGGCTTTGCCAGCAGGTTCTGACTGCAGTCCAGAAATTGGCACGAGAGTCTGTTTCCATGGTGAGGGAAACCTGGGAGGTGCTGTTGCTCTTTCTGCTTCGCATCAACGACACATTACTTGCCGCGCCCACAGTCGGAG TTGGGGTGGCAGAGAAACTTGCAGAGAAATTGATGGCAGTGCTGTTTGAGGTGTGGCTACTGGCATGTGCCCGCTGCTTTCCCACGCCACCATATTGGAAGACAGCAAGGGAGATGCTGGCTAACTGGAGACACCACCCTCCTGTTGTAGAGCAGTGGAGCAGAGTGGCCTGTGCCCTGACCTCCAG GCTCTTGCGCTTTACCCACGGACCATCTTTCCCACCTTTTAAAGTACCTGATGAAGATGCCAGCCTGATTCCTTTAGAGATGGACAATGACTGTGTGGCACAGACGTGGTACCGCTTTCTCCACATGCTTAG CAACCCAGTGGACCTGAGCAACCCTGCGATAGTGAGCACCACTCCAAAGTTTCAGGAACAGTTTCTTAACTCCAGCACTATCCCTCATGAAGTGGTGCTGCATCCATGTTTGAAACAGCTACCCCAAATCTTCTTCAGGGCCATGCGGGGCATCAGCTGCTTAGTGGATGCCTTCTTAG GTATATCACGTCCCAGAGCTGACAGTGCCCCGCCCACCCCAGTCAACAGAATGAGCATGTCTCCGCCCCCCTCCATCACCAACACCACCCCCCCTCACAGCCGCAAGCAACGGCATACAGTGGTCACCAAAACCACAAGCAAGAGTTCCACT AGCAGTGGTAGTCAGCCAACCAAAGCAtcccagcagcaacagcagcagcagcaaaattCATCCTCCCCGACCCTGCTTTCCAGCCCCAACCAGAGCAGTTGGGAGACTCGGCCCTTGCCGGCCCCAGCGCGGCCAAAGGTCAACAGCATCCTCAATCTGTTCGGCCAGTGGCTGTTCGACGCTGCACTGGTCCATTGTAAGCTCCACAGCGGCCTCAGCCGAGACCCCAGCATGACCG CGATAGCCACTCAAGTAGGTCTGGAGCTGAGGAGGAAGGGATCCCAAATGTCCACTGACTCCATGGTGTCCAACCCCATGTTTGACGCCAACGAGTTCCCAGAGAGTTACGAGGCAGGACGAGCTGAGGCCTGCGGGACTCTCTGCCGCATCTACTGTAGCAAGAAAACTGGAGAAGATATTCTGCCTGTTTACCTATCCAG GTTCTACATGGTCCTGATTCAGGGTCTCCAGATCTCAGATTTTATCTGCAGACCAGTTCTGGCTTCTATCATTCTcaactcttcctctctcttctgtaCTGACCTAAAGGGAATCAATGTGGTGGTGCCCTACTTCATAGCTGCCCTGGAGACTATTGTACCAGACAG GGAGCTGTCCAAATTCAAGATGTATGTTAATCCTACCGACCTGAGGAGAGCCTCTATAAACATCCTGCTTGCCATGTTGTCATTGCCGCATCATTTTGGCAACATCAAATCAGAG GTTCTGTTGGAAGGAAAGTTCAATGAGGAGGATGGGTGGCCTCATGACCAGCCTGTGTCTTTCCTGTCCCTGAGGCTACGTCTCGTCAATGTCCTCATAGGAGCACTTCAGACTGAGACTGACACCACCAACACACAGCTCATCCTGG GTGCAATGCTAAATATTGTTCAAGACTCGGCACTGTTGGAGTCCATAGGTGCACAGACTGAAACA GGGAGTGTAGATGGGAGCCACATGACTGTGAGAAGTCAGAGTCACAGCCGTACTAACAGTGGCATTAGTTTCACCAGCGGGGGAAGCACAGAGGCTACCAGCCCAGACTCTGAGCGTCCTGCCCAGGCCCTGCTTCGAGACTACG CTCTTCCAGATACGGCGGCAGGCCTGCTGGTGCGCAGCATTCACCTGGTCACTCAGAGACTCAACTCCCAGTGGAGGCAAGACATGAGCATTTCACTGGCTGCCTTGGAGCTGCTGGCTGGGCTTGCCAAGGTAAAG GTAAAGGTGGGAGTGGACTCTTCGGACCGTAAACGTGCTGTCAGCTCTATATGTGGGTACATCGTGTACCAGTGTAGCCGTCCTGCTCCTCTTCAGTCCCGAGACCTGCACTCCATGATTGTAGCTGCCTTccagtttctctgtgtgtggctCACAGAACACCCTGACATGCTGGATGAGAAG GATTGTTTGGTAGAGGTGTTGGAGATTGTGGAGCTGGGAATATCTGGGAGCAAGTCCCGACAGGAACAGGAAGTCCGACATAAAGGGGAGAAGGAGCACAACCCAGCTTCGATGAGGGTTAAGGACGCTGCTGAGGCAACTTTGTCCTG TATTATGCAGGTGTTGGGGGCCTTCCCTTCCCCCAGCGGGCCTGCCTCCACCTGCAGCCTGCTCAACGAAGACACCCTGATTCGGTTTGCCAGGCTCAGTGCCACAGGAGCCAGCAACTTCCGCTActttgtcctggacaactcggtCATCCTCGCCATGCTGGAGCAACCTCTCGGCAATGAGCAGA ACCCTAGTCCATCAGTGACAGTTTTGATCAGAGGGACGGCTGGCAGGCATGCCTGGACCATGCAGCTTTTTCACCAGCCCAGAGGAGCTTGGGCCAATCAGAGG CAGGTGTTTGTTCCCGAGGGCCGTCCAACACCCAACAATGGTGTGGGTATCAAGTACAATGTCAAGCAGAGGCCCTTCCCTGAAGAGGTGGATAAGATACCGCTTGTCAAAGCTGATGTCAGTATTCCTGACTTGGATGACATTGTCAGTAAAGAG GTGTGTTGTATGGGCTGGCAGGAGGATTCGAGAGCTACAAATGCAGCGATGAGTAATTACCCCTAC CTGGAACTTCAGCATGACAAGCTTCGTATTCTGATGACCAAGCAGATAGAGTATGAGAACGCCTTGGAGCAGCACAGTGAGGAAATCTGGAAGTCCAAGCTTTACCCTGACCCACAGACCGACTGCAAACCCCCTCCACCCGCGCAGGAGTTCCAGACAGCACGCCTCTTCCTCTCCCACTTTGGTTTTCTGTCTCTGGAGGCACTCAAG GAGCCCAACAACAGCCGTCTACCTCCTCATCTGATTGGCCTGGAGTCATCCTTGCCAGGGTTTTTTGATGACATGAGCTACCTGGACCTGCTTCCCTGCCGACCATTTGACACAGTCTTTATTTTTTACGTGAGGGCTGGACAGAAAAGCAGCCCTGAG ATCTTGAGGAATGTGGAGTCATCATCCAGTGTCCAGCCCCACTTCTTGGAGTTCCTGCTGTCCTTGGGCTGGCCTGTGGAAGTGGGACGCCACCCAGGGTGGACGGGACACCTGGATACCAGCTGGTCCCTCAACTCCTGCTCCGACAACAATGATATACAACAAACAG aggacGCAGCTACTCCTGAGGACACAGGAGGTTCGGTGTTCAACGGGGAGAAGAAAGTTTTATACTACGCCGATGCTCTAACAGAGATTGCCTTTGTTGTTCCATCTTTAACAGAAAATTCTG AGGAGTCATCAGTGCACAGTGACTCCACAGTGGAGGCCGACACTAACGCAGACGTCATGCCTGGTTTACACAAACAACCCAATCTCACACTGGAGCTGTTCCCCAACCATTCTGAAAACCTGGAGTCTGCCAAAAAG CTGAGTCCTTTGGTAAAGACGAAGAGATCATCGACTGGAAAGTCTTTCCCACCGCTGGGTCCTGAGACAAAGGTGTTTGTGGTCTGGGTGGAGCGCTTTGATGATATCG agAACTTCCCATTGTCTGATCTCTTGGCGGAAACCAGCACGGGCTTAGAAGCTAGCATGAGCAACAGCACTTCCTGCAG GTCAGGGTTACTAGAAAAGGACGTTCCTCTGATCTTCATACACCCTCTGAAGACGGGACTCTTCAGGATCCGGCTGCATGGAGCTGTGGGTAAATTTGGCATGGTGAATCCCCTGGTGGACGGCATGGTGGTCAGCCGCAGAGCACTAG GGTTTCTTGTGCGCCAAACGGTCATCAACGTGTGCCGACGGAAGCGTCTGGAAAGTGACTTGTACAACCCGCCTCACGTGAGGCGGAAGCAGAAAATAACTGAGATTGTTCAGCGCTACCGCAACAAGCAACTGGAGCCTGAGTTTTACACCTCACTCTTCCACGAGGTGGGGGAGGGAAAGCTTCACCTCTAA